TATTTCCGGTAAGAAAGAAGGAACAGCAATGTTATAAAATGTAGTAAATATTCCATTTAAAAACATGATAAAAACTAATAAAGGGAACGTTAAAATATTTGTTACAGTCAGTATGAATACTGATAAAAATAATACTCCTTGACATATACTACAAATTAGCAAGGCATTTTTTCTATGAAAAATGTCTATTAAAGCACCGGCTACTAATCCGAAAATTAGATAAGGGACGAATATAATCCCACGAAGCATAGCAGCATTTGCTTCACTTGTTTGTAACACCTCTAATGCAAAAAGTGGCAAAGCTACTATTGTAAACTGAGTACCTAACAAACTTATAGACTGTCCTAGCCAAAGTTTGTGAAAATTAAAACGTTTGCTATCTTTCATAATATCCCCCCACTAAATTCATATTTATAAATTATCAAGTTAACGATATAAATAAGAACAGGAAAAGCCTATCTTTCAACTAATGTCTGTAGCACATAAAAATTCGAAGCCTAGTATAAAAGCGATTTTAGTTTCAAAATGAAGACTTGATCTTTAAAGCTCTCTTGGCTATTAAAAAGCTCATTTTCCGAAAAATAATTCTGCATTCGTTTATAAACCAATTGATATACAGATGAGATTTATTTGTAAAAATCTAGTTATTAATTAGCTTGCTTCGAATTCATTTTCCGATTTTATGTCACTTTGAATCACCTCCAGCATCAGTATAACCTTGAAGGCACGCTGTTGTACGCATTTTGGAATGTAACAGCAAGATATCAAAGTTACGATGACAAGTTTTTATGTAATTATACGTAATCAAATCTGCACAATTTGAGAAAAAGAACAATCTGTGAATCTAAGGTATCAAGTTTGAATTCAACTCGTCACAAATACACACTTGGATTGGAACGATACTTTTATAGCGGTGATATATCAAGTTACCCTTTCCTAGGATTCTTCAGAAAGAACAGCGTATTTTTTCATATTAGGTGTTATTTTGTTTTGTTAGTTTAATAGCGATGTAGCACTCCCCTTTCAAAATAGTAAAGTATAAACATGAAAAAACTCCAAACAAATTTTGTTCGGAGTTTTTTCAAATACGCGATATTTATTTAATCTTCATTATTGAGTTCTATTGTACCTGTCCTAGCACTAACTTTTAAAATATTTAACAGATTATCAGGTGTCTTGATTTCCACTTCATATTCAAATTTTGATTGTGCTAAGTTGTCATCTTCTAATTCGAATTCTTTTTTCACATTAATAATTTCTCCATTTGTATGAGCTAAAGAAATTTCACGAACTTGTTTCTCTGTGTAGTTTTCATTCTTTTTTGCATAATTGTAACCCATACCATAATATCCACCAACAATAGCAATACCACTTACTAAAATAGCAATTACACTTATCATTATTTTCTTTTTATATTTTAACATTTTCATCCACTCCTTAATGATTAATCATCTATTCCAAATCTTGCTTCAAGTGCATTTTCTGCTTGCTCTAATTGATCTTCCAGTATATCGTGTTCTTTTTCTTGCGTTTGATATTGCTCAACAGTTATCGTTCCAGCGTGATAATCTGCTTCTAGCTGATTATCAGATAGATCTATCTTGTCATCCAGTTGGTCAATTT
This DNA window, taken from Bacillus cereus ATCC 14579, encodes the following:
- a CDS encoding PepSY domain-containing protein; this encodes MLKYKKKIMISVIAILVSGIAIVGGYYGMGYNYAKKNENYTEKQVREISLAHTNGEIINVKKEFELEDDNLAQSKFEYEVEIKTPDNLLNILKVSARTGTIELNNED